In the Alphaproteobacteria bacterium genome, GACCTCCGATCAGGGCAACCAGTTGCCGGCCGGCATCGAGCTCGGCGCGGGCGTCAAGACCGTCGGCACGCCGCGCCTGATGACTCAAGGATCGCTGGTGCAGACCGGCAAAGACTACGACGTCGCGATCCGCGGCGAAGGCTTCTTCCAGATCACGCTGCCGGACGGCCGCACCGCCTATTCGCGCGATGGCTCATTCGAGCTCGACTCTCAAGGGCGCATCGTCACCGCGCAGGGCAATGTGCTCAACCCGGGTCTGACGATCCCGCAGAACGCGACGTCCGTCACCATCAACGCGCAGGGCCAGGTCTCGGCTGTGGTCCCGGGCACCACGACACCGACCGTCATCGGGCAGATTCAGCTTGCGATGTTCATCAACAAGGCGGGCCTGCAAGGCATCGGCGACAACTTGTATCTCGAAACGCCCTCCTCGGGCGCGCCGCAGCTCGGCAATCCAAACCAGGATTCGTTCGGCAACCTGCAGCAGGGCAACCTCGAGCAGGCCAATGTCGAGGCGGTGAGCGAAATCTCCGACCTGATCGCGGCGCAGCGCGCCTACGAGATGAACGCCAAGGTCATCACCGCGACCGACCAGATGCTCCAGTCCACCTCGCAAATGCTCAGGTAAGTAAGAGTATATGAAAACCGCCCTCTCCGTCCTTGTCCTTGCGCTCGCCGCAACGCCGGCCGCCGCGCAAATCACCGGCGCGGTCTATGCGCCGACTCGGCTCAAGTCGCAGGTCACGGTGTCAAGCGACATCGTGCGCATCGGCGATCTCGTCGAGAACGCCGGCGCTGCGGCCGGCACGCCGATCTTCCGCGCGCCCGATCTCGGCCAGACCGGTGCGGTGCCGGTGCGCGCCGTGCTCGACGCGTTGCGCCCGCACGGCCTCGTCGGCGTCGATGCGCGAGGCTTGAGCGAGATCGCCGTGACCCATGCGAGCCGCACGGTTTCGGCCGACGCGATCGAGCAGCGCGTCGTGGCAGCGCTGACCGCGCGCTATGCGATCGGCAAGCCCGACAGCCTTAAAGTTGTCTTCGACCAGATCGTGCGGCCGATCGAGCTCCCCCTCGCCTCGTCCGCGGAGCCGACACTCACGCGCGTGTCATACGACAAGGCAGGCGCGCGCTTCGACGTGACGTTCGAGCTCGCAAGCCTGCGCGCGCAATGGCGCTACACCGGCACGGCAATCGAAACCGTCGAAGCCGCCATCGCGATGCGCCCGCTCGCGCGCGGCGATATCGTCAAGCAGAGCGACATCTCGCTCGAACGCAGGCCGAAGAGCGAATTTCTCTCAGAGCCGCCGGCCTCCGCGTCGGAGATCGTCGGGCGCGCGGCGCGCAGCAACGTGCGCGCCGGCCAGGGCCTGCGCAATTCCGAGCTGATGAAGCCCGAGGTCGTGAAGAAGAACGAGATGGTGCTGCTGCACTACGAGGTGCCCGGCATCGTGCTGACCATGCGCGGCCAGGCGCTCGAGCCGGGCACCGAAGGCGATACGGTGAACGTGCTCAACATCTCATCCAAGCGCACCATCCA is a window encoding:
- the flgG gene encoding flagellar basal-body rod protein FlgG — protein: MRALHTAATGMMAQELNVQVISNNIANMRTTGYKRQRAEFQDLLYEHVRRVGTQTSDQGNQLPAGIELGAGVKTVGTPRLMTQGSLVQTGKDYDVAIRGEGFFQITLPDGRTAYSRDGSFELDSQGRIVTAQGNVLNPGLTIPQNATSVTINAQGQVSAVVPGTTTPTVIGQIQLAMFINKAGLQGIGDNLYLETPSSGAPQLGNPNQDSFGNLQQGNLEQANVEAVSEISDLIAAQRAYEMNAKVITATDQMLQSTSQMLR
- the flgA gene encoding flagellar basal body P-ring formation chaperone FlgA; its protein translation is MKTALSVLVLALAATPAAAQITGAVYAPTRLKSQVTVSSDIVRIGDLVENAGAAAGTPIFRAPDLGQTGAVPVRAVLDALRPHGLVGVDARGLSEIAVTHASRTVSADAIEQRVVAALTARYAIGKPDSLKVVFDQIVRPIELPLASSAEPTLTRVSYDKAGARFDVTFELASLRAQWRYTGTAIETVEAAIAMRPLARGDIVKQSDISLERRPKSEFLSEPPASASEIVGRAARSNVRAGQGLRNSELMKPEVVKKNEMVLLHYEVPGIVLTMRGQALEPGTEGDTVNVLNISSKRTIQGVVTGPGRVTILSSTTRLAASDSQ